In Janthinobacterium sp. 67, a genomic segment contains:
- a CDS encoding sensor domain-containing protein: protein MSDRIAGAAPSPGRLLAAAEPQAGAAGKALDLLSTIVAAVEQAPGLAVRGIDRDGIVRYWSFGAARLYGVAAELALGQPWARVAAALPGAATAGEEVAGELAAVWESGKARGTRLWKLGADGAAPRCICSTAFPVIQSGRVRQVVCIDVDVTASSQDGAAQGALLLMGDNFRQLYEKSADAILLLRDEHIAEANPAAIALFRCEDRQRLLGRRLSDFSPLRQPDGVLSSLRGTQLAAQAHADGNCRYDWRYQTCTGELFWGEVLLTSVTLDHSYLFYAVIRDISSRKLAERALYLSAQVVEHAREAIVVLDPQQAVVSMNPAYSEISGYSLDDMLGKPFVLHGVEPDAPAFFDHVWDEVEANGYWQGDILGQRKAGGRYPAWLSLTAIRDSQGQLSNYLLILSDISERKKNEEHTRHLAEHDFLTDLPNRVLLLDRLSLALAAARRKLSMLAILYLDLDHFKHINDSMGHHVGDLLLKEVARRLVRCVRGVDTVSRHGGDEFVIILAEVGGIDQVAHVAASLLHAVTQVYQLGEYELHVSTSIGVAIFPSDGDGIDTLVHNADIAMYHAKENGRNNFQFFNAEMNAQIVERASLEQGLREALGRDEFVLEFQPALDVASGQILGAEALLRWRHPQLGELPPERFIAVAEECGLMVSIGNWVLRHACLRARAWHDAGHAWRVGVNLSPAQCLHNNLLLSVQEALDVSGLPAASLELEVTESLLMKGGARLAGVLAQLRALGARLAIDDFGTGYSRLANLRHYPVDKLKIDPSFLPAVADGAAGESDTAVAATIIAMARELQLTVIAEGVETAQQLAYLRALGCQQYQGRFASAQVEGSALARLLN, encoded by the coding sequence ATGTCTGATCGGATTGCCGGAGCCGCCCCGTCGCCGGGCCGTTTGCTGGCCGCGGCCGAACCGCAGGCGGGGGCGGCCGGCAAGGCGCTCGATTTGCTCTCCACCATCGTTGCCGCCGTCGAGCAGGCACCGGGCCTGGCCGTGCGCGGCATCGACCGCGACGGCATCGTGCGTTACTGGAGCTTTGGTGCGGCGCGCCTGTATGGCGTGGCCGCCGAGCTGGCGCTGGGCCAGCCGTGGGCCAGGGTGGCCGCCGCGCTGCCGGGCGCCGCCACCGCAGGCGAGGAAGTTGCCGGCGAACTGGCGGCCGTGTGGGAGAGCGGCAAGGCGCGCGGCACGCGTTTGTGGAAGCTGGGCGCTGACGGCGCCGCGCCGCGCTGCATCTGTTCCACCGCATTTCCTGTCATCCAGTCCGGGCGTGTGCGGCAAGTGGTCTGCATCGATGTCGACGTCACGGCCAGCAGCCAGGATGGAGCTGCGCAGGGCGCCTTGCTGCTGATGGGCGACAATTTCCGCCAGCTGTACGAGAAATCGGCCGACGCCATCCTGCTGCTGCGCGACGAGCATATCGCCGAGGCGAACCCGGCCGCCATTGCCCTGTTCCGATGCGAGGACCGGCAGCGGCTGCTGGGGCGCCGCCTCAGCGACTTTTCGCCCTTGCGCCAGCCCGATGGCGTATTGTCCTCGTTGCGCGGCACGCAGCTGGCGGCGCAGGCCCATGCCGACGGCAACTGCCGCTACGACTGGCGCTATCAGACGTGCACGGGCGAGCTGTTCTGGGGCGAAGTGCTGCTCACGTCCGTCACGCTCGACCACAGCTATCTGTTTTACGCCGTGATCCGCGATATTTCCTCGCGCAAACTGGCCGAACGGGCCCTGTATCTGTCGGCGCAGGTGGTCGAGCATGCGCGCGAAGCCATCGTCGTGCTGGACCCGCAGCAGGCAGTCGTCAGCATGAATCCCGCGTACAGCGAGATCAGCGGCTACAGCCTGGACGACATGCTGGGCAAGCCTTTTGTGTTGCACGGCGTGGAGCCGGACGCGCCCGCGTTTTTCGACCACGTGTGGGACGAGGTCGAGGCGAACGGCTATTGGCAAGGCGACATCCTGGGCCAGCGCAAGGCGGGCGGGCGGTATCCGGCCTGGCTGTCACTGACGGCCATCCGCGACTCGCAGGGGCAGTTGAGCAATTACCTGCTCATCCTCAGCGATATCAGCGAGCGCAAGAAAAACGAGGAACACACGCGCCACCTGGCCGAGCACGATTTCCTCACCGACCTGCCGAACCGCGTGCTGCTGCTGGACCGGCTGTCGCTGGCGCTGGCGGCCGCGCGGCGCAAGCTGAGCATGCTGGCCATTTTGTATCTCGATCTTGACCACTTCAAGCACATCAACGACAGCATGGGCCACCACGTGGGCGACTTGCTGCTCAAGGAAGTGGCGCGGCGCCTCGTGCGCTGCGTGCGCGGCGTCGATACGGTCAGCCGGCATGGCGGCGACGAGTTCGTCATCATCCTGGCCGAGGTGGGCGGCATCGACCAGGTGGCCCACGTGGCGGCCAGCCTGCTGCATGCCGTGACGCAGGTGTACCAGCTGGGCGAATACGAACTGCATGTGTCGACGTCGATCGGCGTGGCCATCTTTCCCAGCGATGGCGACGGCATCGATACCCTCGTGCACAACGCCGACATCGCCATGTACCACGCGAAGGAAAACGGGCGCAACAATTTCCAGTTTTTCAATGCCGAGATGAATGCGCAAATCGTCGAGCGGGCCAGCCTGGAGCAGGGCTTGCGCGAAGCCTTGGGCCGCGACGAATTCGTGCTTGAATTCCAGCCCGCGCTCGACGTTGCCAGCGGGCAAATCCTCGGCGCGGAAGCGCTGTTGCGCTGGCGCCACCCGCAGCTGGGCGAACTGCCGCCCGAGCGCTTCATCGCCGTGGCCGAGGAATGCGGCTTGATGGTGTCGATCGGTAACTGGGTGCTGCGCCACGCCTGCCTGCGCGCGCGCGCCTGGCACGATGCGGGCCATGCCTGGAGAGTGGGCGTGAATCTGTCGCCGGCGCAATGCCTGCACAATAATTTATTGCTCAGCGTGCAAGAGGCGCTGGACGTGTCGGGTTTGCCCGCCGCCAGCCTGGAACTGGAAGTGACGGAATCCTTGCTGATGAAAGGCGGCGCGCGCCTGGCCGGCGTGCTGGCGCAGCTGCGCGCGCTGGGCGCCAGGCTGGCCATCGACGACTTCGGCACCGGCTATTCGCGGCTGGCCAATCTGCGCCATTACCCGGTGGATAAACTCAAGATCGACCCCTCGTTCCTGCCCGCCGTGGCAGACGGCGCGGCCGGCGAGTCCGATACGGCGGTGGCCGCCACCATCATCGCCATGGCGCGCGAGCTGCAATTGACGGTGATCGCCGAAGGCGTGGAAACGGCGCAGCAACTGGCGTATCTGCGGGCACTGGGCTGCCAGCAATACCAGGGGCGCTTTGCCAGCGCGCAAGTCGAGGGCAGCGCGCTGGCGAGACTATTGAACTAA
- a CDS encoding response regulator transcription factor: protein MRILLVEDDRKAARLLARGLQEEGFVVDMAHSAEEGEDESYAVDYDAIVLDWMLPGKQGIDFCRDLRARGIQTPVLMLTARDATADRVAGLNTGADDYLTKPFEFEELLARIRALLRRSDISRPLVLALADLTLDPVSHQATRAGMPLVLTPKEYAILLILLRQAGEVVSRARLAEQIWQADLIGIDNLIDVHVRNLRGKVDAPGLPPLIHTVRGRGFRLAENNGG from the coding sequence ATGAGAATCCTCCTGGTGGAAGACGACCGCAAGGCGGCGCGCCTGCTGGCCCGCGGCTTGCAGGAAGAAGGTTTTGTCGTCGACATGGCGCACAGCGCGGAAGAGGGCGAGGATGAAAGCTACGCCGTCGACTACGATGCGATCGTGCTGGACTGGATGTTGCCGGGCAAGCAGGGCATCGATTTTTGCCGCGACTTGCGCGCGCGCGGCATCCAGACGCCCGTGCTGATGCTCACGGCGCGCGACGCCACGGCCGACCGCGTGGCGGGCCTGAACACGGGCGCCGACGATTACCTTACCAAGCCGTTCGAATTCGAGGAGCTGCTGGCGCGCATCCGGGCCTTGCTGCGCCGCTCCGACATCAGCCGCCCGCTGGTGCTGGCGCTGGCCGATCTGACGCTCGATCCCGTCAGCCACCAGGCCACGCGGGCCGGCATGCCGCTGGTGCTGACGCCGAAGGAATATGCGATTCTGTTGATCCTGCTGCGCCAGGCGGGCGAGGTGGTCAGCCGCGCGCGCCTGGCCGAGCAGATCTGGCAGGCGGACCTGATCGGCATCGATAACCTGATTGACGTCCACGTGCGCAACCTGCGCGGAAAAGTGGATGCGCCGGGCTTGCCGCCCTTGATCCACACGGTGCGCGGACGCGGTTTCCGCCTGGCGGAAAACAACGGTGGCTAG
- a CDS encoding MgtC/SapB family protein, with translation MVFDFALRVAAALTLGAMIGAERQLRQRMAGLRTNALVSVGASLFVMVSVLEGDASGHMRIAAQVVSGIGFLGAGVIMREGMTVRGLNTAATLWCSAAIGILCGLGFALEAAIGTGFVLVANLVLRHLAQRINTHGSEAGIETESIYRVTAVCEAEQEVQVRKLMLRLISGMPALMLQSLHSEDAAHAGRIEVRADLLTPLSSLGLLEQIVSQVSLEGSVSAVRWALVNNAEFVAERGV, from the coding sequence GTGGTATTTGACTTTGCGCTGCGCGTTGCCGCGGCATTGACCCTGGGCGCCATGATCGGCGCCGAACGCCAGCTGCGCCAGCGCATGGCGGGCCTGCGCACGAATGCGCTGGTGTCCGTCGGCGCCTCGCTGTTCGTCATGGTTTCCGTGCTCGAAGGCGATGCCTCGGGCCACATGCGCATCGCCGCGCAGGTCGTGTCGGGCATTGGATTCCTTGGCGCCGGCGTCATCATGCGCGAAGGCATGACGGTGCGCGGCCTGAACACGGCCGCCACCCTGTGGTGCTCGGCCGCCATCGGCATCCTGTGCGGCCTGGGGTTTGCGCTGGAAGCGGCCATCGGCACGGGCTTCGTGCTGGTGGCCAACCTCGTGCTGCGCCACCTGGCGCAGCGCATCAACACCCACGGCAGCGAAGCGGGCATCGAGACGGAAAGCATCTACCGGGTCACGGCCGTGTGCGAGGCGGAGCAGGAAGTCCAGGTGCGCAAGCTGATGCTGCGCCTGATCAGCGGCATGCCGGCACTGATGCTGCAATCCTTGCACAGCGAGGATGCGGCGCACGCGGGGCGTATCGAAGTGCGGGCCGACCTGCTCACGCCCTTGTCCAGCCTGGGATTGCTGGAGCAGATCGTCAGCCAGGTGAGCCTGGAAGGCAGCGTCTCGGCCGTGCGCTGGGCGCTGGTCAACAACGCGGAATTTGTCGCAGAACGAGGAGTGTGA
- a CDS encoding sensor histidine kinase, translating into MASFRKRLLLVHLAVILAIVACTALAGYWGLSRAVHGQLDAALLALGETEMAMLPAAPRQPVQVHEVAPGVAPPSLTRLDRLVQIIDGEGRVLARSRNLEAAQLPAPSALLARLAAGETVFETLPKFGEEPLRMVSIPVPSSGAGLSVQVAGSLDDADHVLAAATVLFGAMALALLAAVGLAGEMLTRRVLGAIDDVVDQAHSIGEASLHQRLPHPGTQDEIGRLVDTLNAMLDRLEHGYDAQRRFTADASHELRSPLSRLRTEIEITLRRPREAPEYVDALASCLDEVQRLTTLVEELLMLTRLDVGQERNAVETIALNPLVQAAAQRLEKAAAQRGIRIVFDASVAVHARVAAGPVDLVLANLLDNAVKFSPPDSVITVHVAREGGHALVGVADAGPGIGVEDLPHLFERFYRGAKARAGEAPGFGLGLALSQAIVHAYGGSIEAQNRPQGGALFLMRLPVSD; encoded by the coding sequence GTGGCTAGCTTTCGCAAGCGCTTGCTGCTGGTGCACCTGGCCGTCATCCTCGCCATCGTCGCCTGTACGGCGCTGGCCGGCTACTGGGGCTTGTCGCGCGCCGTGCACGGCCAGCTCGATGCGGCCCTGCTGGCGCTGGGCGAGACGGAAATGGCCATGCTGCCGGCCGCGCCGCGCCAGCCCGTGCAAGTGCACGAGGTGGCGCCGGGCGTGGCGCCGCCGTCCTTGACGCGACTCGATCGCCTCGTGCAGATCATCGATGGCGAAGGCCGCGTGCTGGCGCGCAGCCGCAACCTGGAAGCGGCGCAGCTGCCGGCGCCGTCCGCCCTGCTGGCGCGCCTGGCGGCCGGCGAGACCGTCTTCGAGACCCTGCCCAAGTTCGGCGAAGAGCCGCTGCGCATGGTGTCGATCCCCGTGCCTTCGTCCGGCGCGGGTCTTTCCGTGCAGGTGGCCGGTTCGCTCGACGACGCCGACCACGTGCTGGCCGCGGCCACCGTGCTGTTTGGCGCCATGGCGCTGGCCTTGCTGGCGGCCGTGGGACTGGCCGGCGAAATGCTCACGCGTCGCGTGCTGGGCGCCATCGACGACGTGGTGGACCAGGCCCATTCGATCGGCGAGGCCAGCCTGCACCAGCGCCTGCCCCATCCCGGCACGCAGGACGAGATCGGCCGCCTGGTCGATACCCTGAACGCCATGCTGGACCGGCTGGAACATGGCTACGATGCGCAGCGGCGCTTCACGGCAGACGCTTCGCACGAATTGCGCTCGCCCCTGTCGCGCCTGCGCACGGAAATCGAAATCACCCTGCGCCGCCCGCGCGAAGCGCCCGAATATGTCGACGCGCTGGCGTCGTGTCTCGATGAAGTGCAGCGCCTGACGACCCTGGTGGAAGAACTGTTGATGCTCACGCGCCTGGACGTGGGCCAGGAGCGCAATGCCGTGGAAACCATCGCCCTCAATCCCCTCGTGCAGGCGGCCGCGCAGCGCCTGGAAAAGGCGGCCGCGCAGCGCGGCATTCGCATCGTCTTCGATGCCAGCGTGGCCGTGCACGCGCGCGTGGCGGCCGGCCCCGTGGACCTGGTGCTGGCCAACCTGCTCGATAACGCCGTGAAGTTTTCGCCGCCAGACAGCGTCATCACCGTGCACGTGGCGCGCGAGGGCGGACATGCGCTCGTCGGCGTGGCTGACGCGGGCCCCGGCATCGGCGTGGAAGACTTGCCGCATCTGTTCGAGCGTTTTTACCGGGGCGCCAAGGCGCGCGCGGGCGAGGCGCCCGGTTTCGGCCTGGGCCTGGCCCTGTCGCAAGCCATCGTGCACGCGTATGGCGGCAGCATCGAGGCGCAAAACCGCCCGCAAGGCGGTGCGCTGTTTCTCATGCGCCTGCCCGTCTCAGATTGA
- a CDS encoding efflux RND transporter periplasmic adaptor subunit produces MNTTTRNALGASCALALACSALAGCAKPVPAATPPVQAMHLDDGSIAVDKMSPLRQRLQIAAVQEQEIATQTQAPGSIEAMPEKLVKITPPLAGRITRLQRSLGDSVKAGDPLFTLDSAELSAAYADDSKARSALLQARQELERQKTLFEAEIAARKEYEAAQAAYDQAGSDARASADKLAQYGADARGTRRARRDYVLRSPIAGTVIAMEGAQGGYWNDINAPVMTVADLSTVWLSANVAEKDLAQVAVGQTTRITVDAWPGKAFEGKVAYVGAVLDPETRTVKARVAIDNRAGAFKPGMFAHAGFAGASRRALLVPAAAVLQSGPSTRVMVERSPLVFTPRTVEVGASHDGQVEIVSGLKAGERIVVKEGVLLND; encoded by the coding sequence ATGAACACGACCACCCGCAACGCCCTGGGCGCCAGCTGCGCCCTCGCTCTCGCCTGCTCGGCCCTGGCCGGCTGCGCCAAGCCTGTGCCGGCGGCCACGCCGCCCGTCCAGGCCATGCACCTGGACGACGGCAGCATCGCCGTCGACAAGATGTCGCCGCTGCGCCAGCGCCTGCAGATCGCCGCCGTGCAGGAACAGGAGATCGCCACGCAGACGCAGGCGCCCGGCAGCATCGAGGCCATGCCGGAAAAACTGGTGAAAATCACGCCGCCGCTGGCCGGGCGCATCACGCGCTTGCAGCGTTCACTGGGCGACAGCGTGAAGGCGGGCGACCCGCTGTTCACGCTCGATTCGGCGGAACTGAGCGCCGCCTACGCGGACGACAGCAAGGCGCGCTCCGCCCTGCTGCAGGCGCGCCAGGAACTCGAGCGTCAGAAAACCCTGTTCGAAGCGGAAATCGCCGCGCGCAAGGAGTACGAAGCGGCCCAGGCGGCCTACGACCAGGCCGGCAGCGACGCCCGGGCCAGCGCCGACAAGCTGGCCCAGTACGGCGCCGACGCGCGCGGCACACGCCGCGCCCGACGCGATTACGTGCTGCGTTCGCCCATCGCGGGCACCGTGATCGCCATGGAAGGCGCCCAGGGCGGCTACTGGAACGATATCAACGCGCCCGTCATGACGGTGGCAGATCTGTCCACCGTGTGGCTGTCGGCGAATGTCGCCGAAAAGGACCTGGCCCAGGTGGCCGTGGGCCAGACGACCCGCATCACGGTCGATGCCTGGCCCGGCAAGGCTTTCGAGGGCAAGGTCGCCTACGTGGGCGCCGTGCTCGATCCCGAGACGCGCACGGTAAAGGCAAGAGTGGCCATCGACAACCGCGCCGGCGCCTTCAAGCCGGGCATGTTCGCCCACGCGGGATTCGCCGGCGCCAGCCGCCGCGCCCTCCTCGTGCCGGCCGCCGCCGTGCTGCAAAGCGGGCCATCGACGCGCGTGATGGTCGAGCGCAGCCCGCTGGTGTTCACGCCGCGCACGGTGGAAGTGGGCGCCAGCCACGACGGGCAAGTGGAAATCGTCTCGGGCCTGAAGGCTGGCGAACGCATCGTCGTCAAGGAAGGAGTGCTGCTCAATGATTGA
- a CDS encoding efflux RND transporter periplasmic adaptor subunit, translating into MKNETLPPASPLAATRRRRWRTPVLILVVLGLAGGGWTVMQSKQQAAKAAEQQASKKKEQEKTPVHELAQGDVAAIDARALSISLPLSGSLAPVTQATIKAKVSGVIEATTLQEGQQVTNGQILVRLEAADLRARLTQQQAMLDEAQARLSMASKNEANSQALLKQKYISQTAYDTTQNSVDLARANVKSAAAMLDIARIALADTIIRAPMAGIVSKRHLQAGEKVSPDMPVYTIVNLAQLTLEAPVPSADIPRIKLGQDVHFKVDGFGARDFAGKVTRINPTTESGSRAMLVYIAVDNADGALRGGMFAKGSIVTERSPVAPLVPLTAVRNEKQGPVVYALVNNKVVAQPVTLGLRNEDEGYAQVTSGLVPGAKVIVAKLDGVKPGHGVTFAAQPGAPAAPAAVLARKD; encoded by the coding sequence ATGAAAAACGAGACCCTGCCCCCCGCCTCTCCCCTTGCCGCCACGCGCCGCCGGCGCTGGCGCACGCCCGTCCTGATCCTCGTCGTGCTGGGCCTGGCCGGCGGCGGCTGGACGGTGATGCAGTCGAAGCAGCAAGCCGCCAAGGCGGCCGAGCAGCAGGCGAGCAAGAAGAAGGAGCAGGAAAAGACGCCCGTGCATGAACTGGCGCAGGGCGACGTGGCCGCCATCGATGCGCGCGCCCTCAGTATCAGCTTGCCCCTTTCCGGTTCGCTGGCGCCCGTGACCCAGGCCACCATCAAGGCCAAGGTTTCCGGCGTCATCGAGGCAACGACCTTGCAGGAAGGCCAGCAGGTAACCAATGGCCAAATCCTCGTGCGCCTGGAAGCGGCCGACCTGCGCGCCCGCCTGACGCAGCAGCAAGCCATGCTCGACGAAGCGCAGGCACGCCTGTCAATGGCGAGCAAGAACGAGGCGAACAGCCAGGCGCTGCTCAAGCAAAAATACATTTCGCAAACGGCCTACGACACGACGCAAAACTCCGTCGACCTGGCGCGCGCCAACGTCAAGTCCGCCGCCGCCATGCTCGACATCGCCCGCATCGCGCTGGCCGACACGATAATCCGCGCCCCGATGGCTGGCATCGTCAGCAAGCGCCATTTGCAGGCCGGCGAAAAAGTCTCGCCCGACATGCCCGTCTACACCATCGTCAACCTGGCGCAGCTGACCCTGGAAGCGCCCGTGCCCAGCGCGGACATCCCCCGCATCAAGCTGGGCCAGGATGTGCACTTCAAGGTCGATGGCTTCGGCGCGCGCGACTTCGCCGGCAAGGTCACGCGCATCAATCCCACCACCGAGAGCGGCTCGCGCGCCATGCTCGTCTACATCGCCGTCGACAACGCCGATGGCGCGCTGCGCGGCGGCATGTTCGCCAAGGGCAGCATCGTCACCGAGCGCTCGCCCGTGGCGCCGCTGGTGCCGTTGACGGCCGTGCGCAATGAAAAGCAGGGCCCCGTCGTGTATGCGCTGGTCAACAACAAGGTGGTCGCCCAGCCCGTCACACTGGGCTTGCGCAACGAGGATGAAGGCTATGCGCAAGTCACATCGGGCCTGGTGCCGGGCGCGAAAGTCATCGTCGCCAAGCTCGATGGCGTGAAACCCGGCCACGGCGTGACCTTCGCCGCACAGCCAGGCGCGCCGGCCGCGCCGGCTGCCGTGCTGGCACGGAAGGACTGA
- a CDS encoding efflux RND transporter permease subunit has protein sequence MWMTKVSIQNPVFATMVMVALVVLGIFSYRGLGVESMPSVQFPFAAIEVNYPGASPEAVENDITRPIEDAVNTVSGIKTIRANSWEGRAGVYLEFELSTNMDKAMQDLRDKVALVRPRFPKEAKDPFIARAEGDNERPIATIVLTSTGHDLRSLSTMTEQIISKRFQGVAGVGQVKLRGLRARQILISMKPIELNAQGIGVDEVIRAIQATNTNLPAGSISHGAAEQLVRVEGKIKDAREFGKIIVARRAVGPVYLDQVATVVDGEQEELSISRMNGKQAVTMEITKVQDANVVEVGTGILKVAADLQKTLPPDISLRVLDDESERVQSQLNNVKRTIIEGAVLTMVIVFLFLHSWRSTIITGLTLPISVLASFIAMKAFGFTLNFLTLMALSLCIGLLIDDAIVVRENIVRHLGMGKNHYKAANDGTNEIGLAVMATTFAIVAVFVPVAFMDGIIGRFFLQFGITVAVAVLVSLFVSFTLDPMLSSVWRDPVKDRFKYAPWLGRFMAWIETGIDRLHVWYGKVLKVALRWRKTTLATAVALFAGSLMLVPMIGGEMFPETDQGWVNLRFKTPVGSSLEYTDSKVRQIETALKEFPEIDSLVANIGTPDGRNAAEVNLKLTDIKTHKRRSQQELEKLIRERLAPIAGITLSVGQRPIFIAILGTDEGKLDAVAHTLMDKMRNIKGLADMEYSQEGANPSTTVKINNELASDLGLSVQQIGNALRPFVAGDTVSHWLASDGQNYDVNVQLPKSGRQKVADLADLSLASSKLDANGKPVMIPLRQVVDFVPSSSPQVLKRQALQRRVAIYAGVQGRPAGDVDADVQKAIKSIDLPPGVRFDVAGNAQQMAETMGGAMMALGIAVIFIYLVLASQFGSFLQPIAIMVSLPLSLIGVLAALLITGSTLNIFSVIGFIMLMGLVTKNAILLVDFTNQRQREGLGQFEALMEAGQVRLRPILMTTLAMVFGMLPMAIGMGDGGESQAPMGRAVIGGVITSTLLTLVVVPVAYTYLDSLGKRAARFFGGGEHAHADADDAKAHAH, from the coding sequence ATGTGGATGACCAAAGTCAGTATTCAAAACCCCGTCTTCGCCACCATGGTCATGGTGGCGCTGGTGGTGCTGGGCATCTTCTCCTACCGGGGCCTGGGCGTGGAGAGCATGCCCAGCGTGCAGTTCCCGTTCGCCGCCATTGAAGTGAACTACCCGGGCGCCTCGCCCGAAGCCGTGGAAAACGACATTACGCGCCCCATCGAGGACGCCGTCAACACCGTCAGCGGCATCAAGACCATCCGCGCCAACTCGTGGGAAGGACGCGCCGGCGTCTACCTGGAATTCGAGCTGTCGACGAATATGGACAAAGCCATGCAGGACTTGCGCGACAAGGTGGCTCTCGTGCGCCCGCGCTTTCCGAAGGAAGCGAAGGACCCGTTCATCGCGCGCGCCGAAGGCGACAACGAGCGCCCCATCGCCACCATCGTGCTCACGTCCACCGGGCACGACCTGCGCTCGCTGTCGACCATGACGGAGCAGATCATCAGCAAGCGCTTCCAGGGCGTGGCCGGCGTGGGGCAAGTCAAGCTGCGCGGCTTGCGCGCGCGCCAGATCCTCATCAGCATGAAGCCGATCGAGCTCAATGCCCAGGGCATCGGCGTCGATGAAGTGATACGCGCCATCCAGGCGACGAATACCAATCTGCCGGCCGGCTCCATCAGCCATGGCGCGGCCGAACAACTGGTGCGCGTGGAAGGCAAGATCAAGGATGCGCGCGAATTCGGCAAGATCATCGTCGCGCGCCGCGCCGTCGGTCCCGTCTACCTGGACCAGGTGGCCACCGTCGTCGACGGCGAGCAGGAGGAACTGTCGATCTCGCGCATGAACGGCAAGCAGGCCGTGACCATGGAAATCACCAAGGTGCAGGACGCCAACGTGGTGGAAGTGGGCACCGGCATCCTGAAGGTGGCGGCGGACCTGCAAAAAACCTTGCCACCAGATATTTCCCTGCGCGTGCTGGATGACGAATCGGAGCGCGTGCAAAGCCAGCTCAATAACGTCAAGCGCACCATCATCGAAGGCGCCGTGCTGACCATGGTGATCGTCTTCCTGTTCCTGCATTCGTGGCGCTCGACCATCATCACGGGCCTGACCCTGCCGATTTCCGTGCTGGCCAGCTTCATCGCCATGAAAGCGTTTGGTTTTACCCTGAACTTCCTGACGCTGATGGCGCTGTCCCTGTGCATCGGCCTGTTGATCGATGACGCCATCGTCGTGCGCGAAAACATCGTGCGCCACCTGGGCATGGGCAAGAACCACTACAAGGCGGCCAACGACGGCACCAATGAAATCGGCCTGGCCGTGATGGCCACCACGTTCGCCATCGTCGCCGTGTTCGTCCCCGTCGCCTTCATGGACGGCATCATCGGCCGCTTCTTCCTGCAGTTCGGCATCACCGTGGCCGTCGCCGTGCTCGTGTCGCTGTTCGTCAGCTTCACGCTCGACCCCATGCTGTCGTCTGTCTGGCGCGACCCCGTCAAGGACCGCTTCAAGTACGCGCCGTGGCTGGGCCGTTTCATGGCCTGGATCGAGACGGGCATCGACCGCCTGCACGTCTGGTACGGCAAGGTGCTGAAAGTGGCGCTGCGCTGGCGCAAGACGACACTGGCCACGGCCGTGGCCCTGTTCGCGGGCAGCCTGATGCTCGTGCCCATGATCGGCGGCGAGATGTTCCCCGAGACGGACCAGGGCTGGGTCAACCTGCGCTTCAAGACGCCCGTCGGCTCCAGCCTCGAATACACGGATAGCAAAGTGCGCCAGATCGAAACGGCCCTGAAGGAATTCCCCGAGATCGACAGCCTGGTGGCCAATATCGGCACGCCCGATGGCCGCAACGCGGCCGAAGTGAACCTGAAACTGACCGACATCAAGACGCACAAGCGCCGCTCGCAGCAGGAACTGGAAAAGCTGATCCGCGAACGCCTGGCGCCGATTGCCGGCATCACCCTGTCCGTCGGCCAGCGTCCCATCTTCATCGCCATCCTCGGCACGGACGAAGGCAAGCTCGATGCCGTGGCGCACACCTTGATGGACAAGATGCGCAACATCAAGGGCCTGGCCGACATGGAGTACAGCCAGGAAGGCGCCAATCCGTCGACCACCGTGAAGATCAATAACGAACTGGCCAGCGACCTGGGATTGTCGGTGCAGCAGATCGGCAATGCCCTGCGTCCTTTTGTTGCGGGCGACACGGTCAGCCACTGGCTGGCATCCGACGGGCAGAACTACGACGTCAACGTGCAGCTGCCCAAGTCGGGCCGGCAAAAGGTGGCCGACCTGGCCGACCTGTCGCTGGCCTCGAGCAAACTCGATGCCAACGGCAAGCCCGTCATGATTCCGCTGCGCCAGGTGGTCGACTTCGTGCCCTCATCGAGCCCGCAAGTGCTGAAACGCCAGGCCTTGCAGCGCAGGGTCGCCATCTATGCGGGCGTGCAGGGCCGTCCCGCCGGCGACGTCGACGCCGACGTGCAGAAGGCCATCAAGTCCATCGACCTGCCGCCGGGCGTGCGCTTCGACGTGGCCGGCAATGCGCAGCAGATGGCCGAAACCATGGGCGGTGCCATGATGGCGCTGGGGATCGCCGTGATCTTCATCTACCTGGTGCTGGCCTCGCAGTTCGGCAGCTTTTTGCAGCCGATCGCCATCATGGTGTCCTTGCCGCTCTCCCTGATCGGCGTGCTGGCCGCGCTCCTGATCACGGGCAGCACCCTGAACATCTTCTCCGTGATCGGCTTCATCATGCTCATGGGCCTCGTCACCAAGAATGCGATTTTGCTGGTCGACTTCACCAACCAGCGCCAGCGCGAAGGCCTGGGGCAGTTCGAGGCGCTGATGGAAGCGGGGCAAGTGCGCTTGCGCCCCATCCTGATGACGACCCTGGCGATGGTCTTCGGCATGCTGCCGATGGCCATCGGCATGGGCGACGGCGGCGAATCGCAGGCGCCGATGGGCCGCGCCGTCATCGGCGGCGTGATCACCTCGACCCTCTTGACGCTGGTGGTGGTGCCCGTCGCCTACACGTACCTCGATAGCCTGGGCAAGCGCGCCGCGCGCTTCTTTGGCGGCGGCGAGCATGCCCACGCGGATGCCGACGACGCCAAGGCACACGCCCACTGA